The following coding sequences are from one Capsicum annuum cultivar UCD-10X-F1 chromosome 3, UCD10Xv1.1, whole genome shotgun sequence window:
- the LOC107863134 gene encoding vesicle transport protein SFT2A isoform X2 yields the protein MKKTISLVANKPSALFPLYREFMVSLPVCSPACFVCSCQSLCSSSPSSLPCYLLLATCWPLEAFLIGPVQQLSMMMDPVRVYATCIYVGCVVLALICALLIHSKILTLLAIICEICALIWYSLSYIPFARRMVSNVTIRLFDTEI from the exons ATGAAGAAGACGATCTCTTTGGTGGCCAACAAGCCCTCTGCTCTCTTTCCCCTTTACAG AGAGTTTATGGTTTCGCTGCCTGTCTGCTCGCCGGCTTGCTTTGTATGTTCCTG TCAATCATTGTGTTCATCAAGCCCATCAAGTTTACCTTGCTATTTACTTTTGGCAACATGTTGGCCATTGGAAG CTTTTCTCATTGGACCTGTGCAACAACTATCAATGATGATGGATCCTGTTCGTGTCTATGCCACATGCATTTATGTGGGATGTGTTGTTTTAGCTCTCATTTGTGCACTCTTG ATCCACAGTAAGATTTTGACACTACTTGCAATCATATGCGAGATCTGTGCCCTTATCTG GTACAGTTTAAGTTATATTCCTTTTGCTCGTAGAATGGTTTCAAATGTCACTATCCGCCTTTTTGACACTGAAATCTAG
- the LOC107863134 gene encoding vesicle transport protein SFT2B isoform X1 — protein sequence MWRLNESILGDNEEDDLFGGQQALCSLSPLQRVYGFAACLLAGLLCMFLSIIVFIKPIKFTLLFTFGNMLAIGSTAFLIGPVQQLSMMMDPVRVYATCIYVGCVVLALICALLIHSKILTLLAIICEICALIWYSLSYIPFARRMVSNVTIRLFDTEI from the exons ATGTGGAGGCTAAACGAATCCATATTGGGTGATAATGAAGAAGACGATCTCTTTGGTGGCCAACAAGCCCTCTGCTCTCTTTCCCCTTTACAG AGAGTTTATGGTTTCGCTGCCTGTCTGCTCGCCGGCTTGCTTTGTATGTTCCTG TCAATCATTGTGTTCATCAAGCCCATCAAGTTTACCTTGCTATTTACTTTTGGCAACATGTTGGCCATTGGAAG CACAGCTTTTCTCATTGGACCTGTGCAACAACTATCAATGATGATGGATCCTGTTCGTGTCTATGCCACATGCATTTATGTGGGATGTGTTGTTTTAGCTCTCATTTGTGCACTCTTG ATCCACAGTAAGATTTTGACACTACTTGCAATCATATGCGAGATCTGTGCCCTTATCTG GTACAGTTTAAGTTATATTCCTTTTGCTCGTAGAATGGTTTCAAATGTCACTATCCGCCTTTTTGACACTGAAATCTAG
- the LOC124896829 gene encoding uncharacterized protein LOC124896829 has protein sequence MFLTIIGHNERYVVIKRRFQHSSQAVHKYFHEVLEAMMKFAKEMIAPTTFDSNMNISGAHNKRGRGKCKCYQNVLAICDFNMVFTYAYAGWEGIAHDARVLTKIVSNPDNGFSFPPSSQ, from the exons ATGTTTTTAACTATTATAGGACATAATGAGCGTTACGTCGTTATTAAGAGAAGATTTCAGCATTCTTCGCAAGCAGTGCACAAGTATTTTCATGAAGTTCTTGAGGCAATGATGAAATTTGCAAAAGAGATGATTGCACCTACAACATTTGATTCGAATATGAATATTTCTGGTGCTCATAataagag AGGAAGAGGAAAATGTAAATGCTATCAGAATGTTCTGGCAATATGTGACTTTAATATGGTCTTCACTTATGCTTATGCTGGATGGGAAGGGATAGCACATGATGCACGAGTTCTAACAAAAATTGTATCTAATCCAGATAATGGCTTTTCATTTCCTCCATCTAGTCAGTAa